In the Salinirubrum litoreum genome, one interval contains:
- the dhaK gene encoding dihydroxyacetone kinase subunit DhaK yields the protein MKKLINEPGDVVDEMLDGMVAAYPDRLRRLDGNEVLVRSDAPVAGKVGIVSGGGSGHEPTHAGYIGDGMLDGAAAGEIFTSPTADQLDAMIQACDAGEGVLCVVKNYEGDVMNFDTAGEMAGMEDVDVEQVVVNDDVAVEDSLYTSGRRGVCGTILVHKVAGAKAAEGADLAEVKRVAEKVIDNVGTMGMALTSCVTPEKGEPTFDLGEDEIELGIGIHGEPGTERTDVMSADEITDHLTQNVLDDLDLDAGQEVVTIVNGMGGTPLSELFVVNRRLQQLMHDHGLETYDAWVGDYMTSLDMMGCSITVCAVDDELKDLLDAPADTPALKV from the coding sequence ATGAAGAAACTCATCAACGAGCCGGGTGACGTGGTCGACGAGATGCTGGACGGGATGGTCGCCGCGTACCCGGATCGGCTCCGACGGCTGGACGGAAACGAGGTGCTGGTGCGGTCTGACGCGCCGGTCGCGGGGAAGGTCGGTATCGTCTCCGGCGGCGGCAGTGGCCACGAACCGACACACGCGGGCTACATCGGCGACGGGATGTTGGACGGCGCGGCCGCCGGCGAGATATTCACCTCGCCGACCGCCGACCAACTCGACGCGATGATCCAGGCCTGTGACGCCGGCGAGGGCGTCCTCTGTGTCGTGAAGAACTACGAGGGCGACGTGATGAACTTCGACACCGCCGGCGAGATGGCCGGGATGGAAGACGTCGACGTCGAACAGGTCGTCGTCAACGACGACGTCGCGGTGGAGGACTCGCTGTACACCTCCGGCCGCAGAGGTGTCTGCGGGACCATCCTCGTCCACAAGGTCGCCGGCGCGAAGGCCGCCGAGGGCGCGGACCTCGCGGAAGTGAAGCGGGTCGCGGAGAAAGTCATCGACAACGTCGGGACGATGGGGATGGCGCTCACCTCCTGTGTGACGCCGGAGAAGGGCGAACCGACCTTCGACCTCGGCGAGGACGAGATCGAACTCGGCATCGGGATCCACGGCGAACCGGGCACCGAGCGTACCGACGTCATGTCCGCCGACGAGATCACCGACCACCTGACACAGAACGTCCTCGACGACCTCGACCTCGACGCGGGACAGGAGGTCGTCACCATCGTCAACGGGATGGGTGGCACGCCCCTGTCGGAACTGTTCGTCGTCAACCGTCGCCTCCAGCAACTGATGCACGACCACGGTCTGGAGACCTACGACGCGTGGGTCGGCGACTACATGACCTCACTCGACATGATGGGCTGTTCGATCACGGTCTGTGCGGTGGACGACGAACTGAAAGACCTGCTGGACGCACCGGCCGACACCCCCGCGCTGAAGGTCTGA
- a CDS encoding ABC transporter permease yields MTATRRVGAEFSAALASFLRRRTAVFFTFFFPVILILIFGVLVGTRPTGGGLFSQPPVYYLPGYLAVVVLFTPLSRVGSEIARHREGNRFEKLATTPLSTAEWLLAHTLVNVAVIGAAGLLLLALVVLTTGAQIVVSPYLLLLVPFVALAVALFCGLGAVLGRVADSQDGVIAASNAVALPLLFLSETFVTLDLLPAWFRPVVDLSPLTYFARGVRAVTSPPAVGAGTEPSLVWLNFGVLAVLAVAFFVAGAVAIPTTD; encoded by the coding sequence ATGACGGCCACGCGTCGCGTCGGCGCGGAGTTCTCGGCCGCGTTGGCCTCCTTCCTCAGACGCCGGACGGCGGTCTTCTTCACGTTCTTCTTCCCGGTGATCCTGATCCTGATCTTCGGCGTCCTCGTCGGGACCCGACCGACCGGTGGCGGGTTGTTCTCCCAACCGCCGGTCTACTATCTGCCGGGCTATCTCGCGGTCGTCGTCCTCTTCACCCCGCTCTCGCGTGTCGGGAGCGAGATCGCTCGCCACCGCGAGGGCAACCGGTTCGAGAAACTGGCGACGACGCCGCTCTCGACTGCCGAGTGGTTGCTGGCACACACCCTCGTCAACGTCGCCGTCATCGGCGCGGCCGGTCTCCTTCTGCTCGCGCTGGTCGTCCTGACGACGGGCGCACAGATCGTCGTGTCGCCGTACCTGCTGCTGCTCGTGCCGTTCGTCGCACTCGCGGTCGCGCTGTTCTGTGGACTGGGCGCGGTGCTCGGCCGGGTCGCCGACTCACAGGACGGCGTCATCGCGGCGAGCAACGCGGTCGCGCTCCCGCTGTTGTTCCTCTCGGAGACGTTCGTCACGCTGGATCTGCTCCCGGCGTGGTTCCGGCCGGTGGTCGACCTCTCGCCGCTGACCTACTTCGCGCGTGGCGTCCGGGCCGTCACCTCGCCGCCGGCGGTCGGTGCCGGGACGGAGCCGTCGCTGGTCTGGCTCAACTTCGGAGTGCTGGCGGTGCTGGCGGTCGCGTTCTTCGTCGCCGGCGCGGTCGCCATCCCGACGACCGACTGA
- a CDS encoding ABC transporter ATP-binding protein, with protein MTEPVVAEDVRREYGDTVALDGVSLSVGTGEVFGLIGPNGAGKTTLVRALTGTTEVEGRVAVFGESADALDPQRIGLLPQSFDPPSRLTARELVDYYGGLYDEARDTESVLADVGLADDADTWYETLSGGQQRRACVATALVNDPDILFLDEPTTGIDPAGRRALWSLLESLAGGGTTVFLTTHYMEEAQRLADRVGLLNAGELVAVGSPAELIADYGGETRLTFETDDPESAVAALAETELAVETGPERVVVRPVTPTDIGPVVELLADHGVEYDTLAWAQPDLEDVYLTLTGERVDAGGRTVADPEAVTPGESPGESPPDETAGEGTESASAATGGRQGGTR; from the coding sequence ATGACGGAGCCAGTCGTCGCGGAGGACGTGCGCCGCGAGTACGGCGACACGGTCGCGCTCGACGGCGTCTCGCTGTCGGTCGGGACGGGCGAGGTGTTCGGTCTCATCGGCCCGAACGGGGCCGGGAAGACGACGCTCGTACGTGCGCTGACCGGGACCACGGAGGTCGAGGGCCGTGTCGCGGTCTTCGGCGAGTCGGCCGACGCGCTCGACCCACAGCGGATCGGCCTGCTCCCGCAGTCGTTCGACCCACCCTCGCGGCTCACCGCGCGCGAACTCGTGGACTACTACGGCGGCCTGTACGACGAGGCCCGCGACACCGAATCAGTGCTCGCGGACGTGGGACTGGCCGACGACGCCGACACGTGGTACGAGACGCTCTCCGGCGGTCAACAGCGGAGAGCCTGCGTGGCGACCGCGCTGGTGAACGATCCGGACATCCTCTTTCTGGACGAACCGACGACCGGCATCGACCCCGCCGGCCGACGCGCGCTCTGGTCGCTCCTCGAATCGCTCGCCGGCGGCGGGACCACGGTCTTCCTGACGACCCACTACATGGAGGAGGCCCAGCGACTCGCCGACCGGGTTGGCCTGCTGAACGCCGGCGAACTCGTCGCGGTCGGTTCGCCGGCGGAACTGATCGCGGACTACGGCGGCGAGACGCGATTGACCTTCGAGACCGACGATCCCGAGTCGGCCGTCGCGGCGCTCGCCGAGACCGAGTTGGCGGTCGAGACCGGTCCCGAGCGTGTCGTCGTCAGGCCGGTCACTCCGACCGACATCGGCCCGGTCGTCGAACTCCTCGCGGACCACGGCGTCGAGTACGACACGTTGGCGTGGGCACAACCCGACCTGGAAGACGTGTATCTCACGCTCACCGGGGAGCGCGTGGACGCCGGCGGCAGGACCGTCGCCGACCCCGAGGCGGTCACGCCCGGCGAGTCGCCGGGTGAGTCGCCACCGGACGAGACGGCAGGCGAGGGGACCGAGAGTGCGAGCGCCGCCACCGGCGGTCGGCAGGGGGGCACGCGATGA
- a CDS encoding DUF7490 domain-containing protein, with protein sequence MNRERLLTAGAVGTVAVALLVAGVVPGVLAGPDSREVVRPGPVQIADAAVAAENVSGATVDLRVETRLRHAGNPSENVTLVVRAVDGDSGLLQTTRRVDVGTLRGDRETTANATLSVEREGGYRIETVVYRDGERVDQGRTTLSGLSALQPPYARSDVTFAETDALPELSYSVADAGPNRTTLNVSTALTNGGDTAPDDLRVTVVARQAESNVVADRASVRVGSIRPGRTVAPSVRLTVPEGYNYYLDATLWRDGVLIDTARSTANLDPSRTISADETREEVEFEVSDFESDSATDGGRPTSDPTRLDTQAPGFGPVVALVALFSAGLLARRWAA encoded by the coding sequence ATGAACCGCGAACGCCTGCTGACGGCCGGAGCCGTCGGCACGGTCGCGGTCGCCCTCCTCGTCGCCGGCGTGGTCCCGGGGGTCCTCGCAGGCCCCGACTCCCGCGAGGTGGTGCGACCCGGCCCCGTCCAGATCGCCGACGCCGCCGTCGCCGCAGAGAACGTCTCGGGTGCGACCGTCGACCTCCGCGTCGAGACGCGCCTCCGCCACGCCGGCAACCCGAGCGAGAACGTGACGCTCGTGGTCCGCGCGGTCGACGGTGACTCCGGACTCCTCCAGACGACCCGCCGGGTCGACGTGGGGACACTCCGTGGCGACCGCGAGACGACCGCGAACGCGACCCTCAGCGTCGAACGCGAGGGCGGCTACCGGATCGAGACCGTCGTCTACCGCGACGGCGAGCGCGTCGACCAGGGTCGAACCACGCTCTCCGGTCTCTCGGCGCTCCAGCCACCGTACGCCCGGAGCGACGTGACCTTCGCCGAGACCGACGCGCTCCCGGAACTCTCCTACTCGGTGGCGGACGCCGGCCCGAACCGCACGACGCTGAACGTCTCGACCGCGCTGACGAACGGTGGCGACACCGCACCCGACGACCTCCGCGTGACCGTGGTCGCGCGGCAGGCCGAGTCGAACGTCGTCGCCGACCGCGCCTCGGTTCGGGTCGGCTCGATCCGCCCCGGTCGGACCGTCGCGCCGAGCGTTCGCCTGACGGTGCCGGAGGGGTACAACTACTACCTCGACGCCACCCTCTGGCGGGACGGCGTGTTGATCGACACCGCCAGAAGCACCGCGAACCTCGATCCGTCGCGGACCATCTCGGCCGACGAGACCCGCGAGGAGGTCGAGTTCGAGGTGAGCGACTTCGAGTCGGACAGTGCCACTGACGGTGGCCGACCGACCAGCGATCCGACCCGCCTCGACACGCAGGCACCCGGCTTCGGGCCGGTCGTCGCGCTCGTCGCACTGTTCTCTGCTGGCCTGCTGGCCCGGAGGTGGGCCGCGTGA
- a CDS encoding universal stress protein has protein sequence MTLFVLGTNSVHHSAAIADYLDGRVGPDDEVHAINSQQGGDATSAEDVRDGEDALNAIRSRLGDATTVETHQFIRGNDPEEDVLGYADEVDADEIVIGIRKRNPTSKVVFGSTAQKILLRSNRPMAVVPLESV, from the coding sequence ATGACGCTGTTCGTACTCGGGACGAACTCGGTTCACCACAGCGCCGCTATCGCCGACTACCTCGACGGCCGTGTCGGGCCCGACGACGAGGTCCACGCGATCAACTCCCAACAGGGTGGGGACGCCACCAGTGCCGAGGACGTGCGCGACGGCGAGGACGCGCTCAACGCGATCCGATCGCGTCTCGGCGACGCGACGACGGTCGAGACACACCAGTTCATCCGGGGGAACGATCCCGAGGAGGACGTGCTGGGCTACGCCGACGAGGTCGATGCGGACGAGATCGTCATCGGTATCCGGAAACGGAACCCGACGTCGAAGGTAGTGTTCGGGTCGACCGCACAGAAGATCTTGCTCCGGTCGAACCGACCGATGGCGGTCGTCCCGCTGGAGTCGGTCTGA